The bacterium genomic interval CGCCGGTAGAAATATCCGTGATCGATGTCGCGGGAAGAGTTGTTTCCAAACGACAATTTAATCGCTCAAAAGGCTCGCATTCTGAAAGAATCCATAAAGAATCGTTGGCCTCCGGTGTCTATTTTTTGCAGGTCGAGTCTCTTGACTGGAAATCCGCATTCAAATTTGTCGTCATAAAGTGATACCAGTAAAGAGAAAACCTCTGCAAGGCATGTAATTACTCAGCTTAGTAGTCTTAGCTTAAAAATCAATTGATCATATACGGCAGACACACTTTACTGGGTTGACCCAGTTAGAGATCCACACCACAACCAATAATATACACTCGTATGTAAAATCATCATGCTGTAACCATCGGATTACCATCAACATTAGCGACGGAAGAGCCAAAGGCACTTCCTATCGCTAACGGGGTTGAACCCGTTAGAAGCAATTCCCGCAGGATATAGAATCGGATCGACATTGCTCGGACAACCGTAAATATATAGGAGTCGTCATAAGCGTTATGCAGTTACTTCTAACGGGGTTGACATTCTAAAAATATAGTGTATAATATGATAATAATCGCTGTTGTCTCATATTATCATTTAGACATAGGAAAACCAGGGGAAGGAGGAAAAACAAAAAATGAACGAGGTCGTGATTAGTATGCAAGAAATGACAAAAAAATAAAAAGGAGATAAAATGAAAAAATATGCAGTACTGTGCAGTATTATTCTTTGCGCGACGGTCCTCTGGGCCACGGTGCCGGATGCCGACGTGATCAACCCGCTGCAGGATGTAGTGCAGAAAACGCCGGTGAGCAACGAAACTTACAAACCGGCCGGGACCCGCGCTCCGGGCGACGTGATATATGAACTCGACGTGCAGCTAATATGTAATGACAATCAGCTGCTGGGGATCGAATGGGATGGCGAGTGCTTCTATATTACCGGTGGAGCGACCGCCACCGATCCCAATAAAGTCTACGTCGTGGACACTCTGGGCACGCTCATCCATACTTATGACCAGCCTGGTTATTCCACGGGCTGGGGCTGGCGTGATCTGGCCTGGGACGGCGTGAATGGTCCGGGCGGTGGTGTCATGGATACGCTGTACGGCAGCGTGGACGGAAATGTCGCCAAGTTCAGTCTTGATGGCGCTGCGCTTACCTATTACGGCGGTTTTGCCGGACCGCAGAACCCGAATCGCGCCCTGGGATACGACAATGATCAGGAAGTATTCTTCACCGCCAATTTTGCTAGCGACTGCTATATGTTCAACAAGACCTCCTCGAATCTCATGAACGTAGCGAACACGCTGAACATGTACGGCTGCGCTTATGATTCAGATTCGAACTGGGTCTGGTGGCACAGTCAGGATCCGGCCGGAGGAACATTCGCCGACCAGCTTACCCAGATGGATCCCGCAACCATGGCATTCACCGGCCTTACCTATGCCCCGTCCAACTTCACGTTGATCACTGCGGGCATCGCCGGCGGTCTGTGTTATGGTTCCAACTTCCGAAATTCCGACGTGCTGTTTCTGCTGGTTCAGGGAACGCCGGATGACATCGTTGCGGCAGTCTATCTCAGGGATCATGGCGTGCCGGGTGTCGAGGAAGGACAGAAGCAGGTTGCCGGCGAGTTCGGTTTTGTTAACGCCGCCACTATGCTTAGCAGAGGCAACCGCGTCATATCATACCAGTTGCCGTCTGCCAGTCCAGTATCATTGACGGTTTATGATATTGCAGGTTCACGCGTAGCGACGCTGGTCGAATCGCACCAGCAAACGGGTTTGAACACCGCGACCTGGAACACAAGCAACCTGACGCCGGGCGTTTATTTTCTCCGCCTGTCAGCTAACGGCAAAAGCGAATCAGCGAAGGTCATAATCGGCAGGTAATAAGCAAAGCGAATACCGGAAACAAACCAGCCCCGCGATGCATGCGGGGCTGGTCATTTTTTAAAGCTTAAAGCTGCTTCTGCTGCCGCCTTTACTGTTTCAATAATTTGCGGATCGACGTTAGACGCGAGCCGGTCATGAGCTTCTTGAACGACAGGACCTGCAAAAACGAGCCGTTATCCCTGACCACGCCGCGGAAATAATCCTTAACCCTCACGATCTCCGGGAAAGGCATGAGCTGCTCGGTATTTATTATGCCATGCACCCGGGTGACTTTAAAACCGATACTACTGCCTTCGATGTTGGCGATTATTACCTCGAAAACGCTGTCCGCGCTGATACCCAGGAACGCGGGCAGGTCGTATAAATACACTTTTTCGTCGCGCAGGTTGAAATATCCCATAATATATTTGGCACCGGTCTCCTGCTTCTCTATGGCCTTGGGCCTGACGATCTCCTTGACCTCGTCGATCGGCGTCGCTAATCCGATCCCGCCCACCGTATATTTAAGAAGATATTTCACTTGTCCTGTTCCTTCTTTTGCTTGACAAGCCCTTCCAGCTTGGTCACGACCGATGCCAGCACCTGCGCGGTCGAAGTGAACTCCTCCATGGACGCGGTTTGCTGCTCGACCGCCGCCGACACCTGCTCCGATGCCGCGGCCGTATCACCGGCGACCTGGGCCACCTGTTCCACCTGTTTCACGAGCTCTTTAGTATTCGCAGCCTGATTGGAAGCTGCTTCATTGATACGCATGATCATGTCTGTCACAAGTTCGACCGCTTTTGAAATACCCGTAAACTCCTCTTCGGTCTGCGTCGCCAGGTCATTGGCATCGGTGATCTTATCGCGTTCCAGATCCAGGAGGTTATTTAGCTCCTGCGATGACTTATTGATCTCCGAGATCAGGTTCTCCACGGTCGATGACGACCGCTGGGTCTCGTTGGCAAGATTCCTGATCTCATCGGCGACCACGGCAAACCCTCTACCCTGTTCGCCTACGCGCGCTGCTTCGATCGCTGCGTTAAGCGCCAGCAGGTCCGTCTGTTCGGCAATACTGCCGATGATATCCAGCACCTTTTTGATCTCCGTGGCCTGGTCCCGGAGTTCGGTCATTTTCTTCTCAATGGATTTTGTCTGGTCGAATATTTCTTTCAAGTTCTTCGCGACCTTGGTCGAGAAACCCATGCCCTGCTTGGCCGAATCGGTCGTCCGGCGCGACGAAACCGAAGCCATCTTCACCTGCGATGATATCGATGTCGTCAGATTGTTCAGTTCTTCGATGGCGTGCGCGATGGCGGTTATGGATTCAGATTGTTCCTGCGCGCCCTTGGCGATATGCTGGATCGTGGACGAAACTTCCTCCAGCGACGCGTTCATTTCTTCGGAGGCGGATGAAAGGTCCTCGGACGAAGTCTTGATGTTACCGCCCAGGGTACCGATCTCATGGTACGAACCCTTGACGTCGGTCAGGGCTTTCTTTAAGTTGGTGAAAAAGTCGCGGACGAGCGATGTATGCACCGCCGGCCAATCCTTGGGATCTGTCCCCTTGGCAACGGCATCGTTCAGTAATCTGAGCGACTTTTTGAGCGGCATCGCGATCATCATCCCGGCAACGAACGATACCACGAGCATGCCCACCACGGTGATGACGGCCTCATTGATCTTGAGGGGAATATACGCGATAGCGCAATAGGCGCACAATGAGAAAAAGGTCAAAGCCAGTTCTACCGGCAGGTCAAATCCCTTGTCCGTATCTACCGTGAAAACCAGATGTTTTAAATGGTAAATGATGACGGCAACCAGCACGCCGACCAGGAAGCCGTATAGGAACAACCAGGCAAGACTTCCGGTAAGGACGCCGACCAGGACGCCGGCCGCGACCGTCGCAAAGAGCGTGCTGAAAAAAATGATCGATAAAAATACAGGCAGGGTATCCCCCTGGCCGAGAAACACATTATAAAACAGTACGAGGAACAGCGTGACACCATAATAAACATAGAACTTACCGTCCAATGCCATCGATCTTGTCATTACCAGCAGCAGCAGGACCTCTAAAATAAAGCTGAGCACTGCGCAGATGATTTTTTCCCTTTTCATGTCACGTCCTCCTCTCAACCCCCCGGCGCATCAATTTTGCCCGCGCTTTCCGCGTGCTGAGTGTCTTCGGGAGGTTCCCACTTCGTCAGCACTTCCAGGGCTTGTCCCGGTTTGAGCAACCCGATGAAGCGGTCGTTCATCCAGAAAACCGCCTCCAGGAATCGCGCTTCGTCCTTGGTGAAGCAATCGGGTAGAGGATAGAACTTACCCTGTGCGGCATTGACGATCTCCACCTCGGAATCGATCAGAAAACCGATCTTTGTCGATCCAAAAAGCATGATCAGGCAGACGTTGATACTATCCGGTGCCTGCTGTGCACCCATCAATTTCTTAAGGTCTACAACGGGGACTGATTCGCCGCGAAGGTTAGTGACGCCGCTGAATATTTCAGGCAGATGCGGGACCGCGACCACATCGAAACTATGCAGGATCTCCAGGGTCGCGTCCAGGTCCACGGCATACCATTCCTTCCCGACGGTGAATACCGCGAAACTGCGCTCCGAGAAATCTTTTACCCGTACTTCCCGTTCCAGGACCGCGATCGATTCCTGCATCGGCACCGGTCGGTCTGCGGTGTTCGAGTCTACCGGCGGCGTTACCGGGGGCGGTGTTTCCTTGTCGCCTTTATCAGTACCAGTATCCGGCAATTGTTTTTTGCCCGGTTCTTTTTCTTCTGGTTTATAAAACTGCCGGTACCGCAAAGTCATCAGTCACCGATATCCTTATAAACTTCCTCAACCACTTCCTCGTCAACAATGGTCTTGTTCATCATGCAGCCGGCATACATCGAATTGGTGGCGATCGTATTGATCAGCCGCGGGATCCCGCGGGAATACGAAAACACCAGCTTCAATGCCGGTTTGGAGAAAATCTCGCGTTTGGCCAAGGCGATGGACAAGCGGTGTTTAATATATGCGACCGTTTCTTGTTCGTTCAATCCTTTAAGATGATAACGAATATTGATACGCTGGTTCAACTGTTCGATGTCCTTGATCCGTTTTTTCAGTTCCGGTTGGCCGAAAAGCACGATCTGCAGCATTTTTTTCTTGGCATCCTCGAAATTAAGCAGTAATCGTATCTCTTCGAGGACTTTGGTCGGCATCGCCTGTGCTTCGTCGATCAACAGGACCGGCATGATCCCGGCCTGGTTCTTCTCAACGAGCAGTCCGGATAATGCAAGTAGCAGCCGGCTGCGGTAGCGCGGCACATTTTCGACCCCGAATCCGGATGCCATCGCAGCCAGGAGCTGATTAGGCGACAGCGTGGGGTTGATCAACCGCAGGGTCAGAAATCGCGTCTTGGGCAGCTTTTCAAGGAGCGCATGGACGAGAATTGTCTTGCCGCAGCCGATCTCGCCGACGATCATCGTTATTCCGCCGCGAACCTCCTCAAGATTATAAAGAACCCGGCCCATGGCTTCGACGAAATCGTCCGATTCAAAGATATATTTTGTGTCCGGTGTGTTTAGAAATGGTTTTTCGATAACGCCCCAGTATTCTTCGACGTTCACGCTCATGTTGAATTATCTATATTTTAATGAACTTGTCAACATGCCATATTGACAGATTATAAAAAATTAGTATATTATTAATAAAGGAGAGATATATGAAAATACAATATTTGTTGATACTATTATTGGCTGTTTCGCTGGCCATGGCTTCAAGGGGTGATACGTTGATGTACGATGACGGAACTTTTGACGACGGTCTGGGATTTTATACCTCCACCGGCGTCGTCAATCCCGATCCCGAAAGCGCGTATGGCTTTGCGGATCATTTCATCCTCAGCTCGTTCGGGCTGGTAAACCAGAAGATCGTAGGGATCATGTTATATTTCAATTTGATCAATGATCCCTCGTATGATTTTCGCCTTTATGTCTGGAATAACGAGAGCGGAACCCTGTACCCGATGCACCAGGGGCCCCACCTTTACAGAGATATGAACGCTGTAATGCCAGCTGCGGAAGTATGGAGTTACTTCGACCTGTCCGACTCCAGCATCGTGTTGCCCGACACTTTCTGGATTGGAATATGCTACAATCACTTTGTTCAAGGTTCGGGTTCTGATTGGTACCTGGCATTCAATACCATGCTGTTCGATGAACACATGTATCTTAACGACATGGATGATCCGGGAACCGGATGGGTGCCGGCCAGCACATGGGGGTATAATTTCGCCTATGGCGTCCGGGTTGTTACCGAGGACATAACCGGCGTCAATGAAAGGTCGGTACTGATGCCCGCGGGAAGAGACATATTCAAGGCGCCCGCGATCATCCGTGACAAAGCAAACGTTGAATTCACTCTCGCCGTCGAG includes:
- a CDS encoding T9SS type A sorting domain-containing protein, which produces MKKYAVLCSIILCATVLWATVPDADVINPLQDVVQKTPVSNETYKPAGTRAPGDVIYELDVQLICNDNQLLGIEWDGECFYITGGATATDPNKVYVVDTLGTLIHTYDQPGYSTGWGWRDLAWDGVNGPGGGVMDTLYGSVDGNVAKFSLDGAALTYYGGFAGPQNPNRALGYDNDQEVFFTANFASDCYMFNKTSSNLMNVANTLNMYGCAYDSDSNWVWWHSQDPAGGTFADQLTQMDPATMAFTGLTYAPSNFTLITAGIAGGLCYGSNFRNSDVLFLLVQGTPDDIVAAVYLRDHGVPGVEEGQKQVAGEFGFVNAATMLSRGNRVISYQLPSASPVSLTVYDIAGSRVATLVESHQQTGLNTATWNTSNLTPGVYFLRLSANGKSESAKVIIGR
- a CDS encoding chemotaxis protein CheW; amino-acid sequence: MKYLLKYTVGGIGLATPIDEVKEIVRPKAIEKQETGAKYIMGYFNLRDEKVYLYDLPAFLGISADSVFEVIIANIEGSSIGFKVTRVHGIINTEQLMPFPEIVRVKDYFRGVVRDNGSFLQVLSFKKLMTGSRLTSIRKLLKQ
- a CDS encoding methyl-accepting chemotaxis protein: MKREKIICAVLSFILEVLLLLVMTRSMALDGKFYVYYGVTLFLVLFYNVFLGQGDTLPVFLSIIFFSTLFATVAAGVLVGVLTGSLAWLFLYGFLVGVLVAVIIYHLKHLVFTVDTDKGFDLPVELALTFFSLCAYCAIAYIPLKINEAVITVVGMLVVSFVAGMMIAMPLKKSLRLLNDAVAKGTDPKDWPAVHTSLVRDFFTNLKKALTDVKGSYHEIGTLGGNIKTSSEDLSSASEEMNASLEEVSSTIQHIAKGAQEQSESITAIAHAIEELNNLTTSISSQVKMASVSSRRTTDSAKQGMGFSTKVAKNLKEIFDQTKSIEKKMTELRDQATEIKKVLDIIGSIAEQTDLLALNAAIEAARVGEQGRGFAVVADEIRNLANETQRSSSTVENLISEINKSSQELNNLLDLERDKITDANDLATQTEEEFTGISKAVELVTDMIMRINEAASNQAANTKELVKQVEQVAQVAGDTAAASEQVSAAVEQQTASMEEFTSTAQVLASVVTKLEGLVKQKKEQDK
- a CDS encoding chemotaxis protein CheW, producing the protein MTLRYRQFYKPEEKEPGKKQLPDTGTDKGDKETPPPVTPPVDSNTADRPVPMQESIAVLEREVRVKDFSERSFAVFTVGKEWYAVDLDATLEILHSFDVVAVPHLPEIFSGVTNLRGESVPVVDLKKLMGAQQAPDSINVCLIMLFGSTKIGFLIDSEVEIVNAAQGKFYPLPDCFTKDEARFLEAVFWMNDRFIGLLKPGQALEVLTKWEPPEDTQHAESAGKIDAPGG
- a CDS encoding AAA family ATPase, translating into MSVNVEEYWGVIEKPFLNTPDTKYIFESDDFVEAMGRVLYNLEEVRGGITMIVGEIGCGKTILVHALLEKLPKTRFLTLRLINPTLSPNQLLAAMASGFGVENVPRYRSRLLLALSGLLVEKNQAGIMPVLLIDEAQAMPTKVLEEIRLLLNFEDAKKKMLQIVLFGQPELKKRIKDIEQLNQRINIRYHLKGLNEQETVAYIKHRLSIALAKREIFSKPALKLVFSYSRGIPRLINTIATNSMYAGCMMNKTIVDEEVVEEVYKDIGD
- a CDS encoding T9SS type A sorting domain-containing protein, with translation MKIQYLLILLLAVSLAMASRGDTLMYDDGTFDDGLGFYTSTGVVNPDPESAYGFADHFILSSFGLVNQKIVGIMLYFNLINDPSYDFRLYVWNNESGTLYPMHQGPHLYRDMNAVMPAAEVWSYFDLSDSSIVLPDTFWIGICYNHFVQGSGSDWYLAFNTMLFDEHMYLNDMDDPGTGWVPASTWGYNFAYGVRVVTEDITGVNERSVLMPAGRDIFKAPAIIRDKANVEFTLAVETPVKLTVLDVSGKVRETLISERMHAGTHSRTFTLGLESGIYFYRLEAGGQYTRKFLVVK